A window from Photobacterium sp. DA100 encodes these proteins:
- a CDS encoding AraC family transcriptional regulator → MSQVFHQLIETLLAEREHFNRIWFAGDHVTPPPFSYQVNFPRLEMVISGEYLNQLEDPDHGITEVKIMAGDALYIPPNSWNKPNWDTDCSVLSLLFGKRQLGFSLVSKSKGQTNFYDVQKHSIQTRTGFAIDHILAALNALSKEPLQKPMDEHLLQALMSYCQQMLAAPSNTHKKRSEDLYQGICIYIQENFHRPITRDSIAKRFNITPNHLSRLFRQQGHMRMADYITWVRIERAKFMLKKYTFRLNEVATRCGFQDVNYFYRVFKNKTGMTPSDYRGRD, encoded by the coding sequence ATGAGCCAAGTATTCCACCAGCTTATCGAAACCCTGCTTGCCGAGCGTGAGCACTTCAACCGGATCTGGTTTGCCGGTGATCATGTCACTCCGCCACCATTCAGTTACCAGGTCAACTTCCCCCGGCTGGAAATGGTCATCAGCGGTGAGTACCTCAACCAGCTGGAAGATCCGGATCATGGCATTACCGAAGTGAAGATCATGGCCGGTGACGCCCTGTATATTCCACCCAACAGCTGGAACAAACCCAACTGGGATACCGACTGCTCGGTACTCAGCCTGTTATTTGGCAAGCGCCAACTCGGATTCAGCCTAGTCAGCAAGTCCAAAGGGCAGACCAACTTCTACGATGTGCAAAAGCACAGTATCCAAACCCGGACCGGCTTTGCCATCGACCATATCCTTGCCGCGCTCAATGCCCTTTCCAAAGAGCCACTGCAAAAGCCGATGGACGAGCACCTGCTGCAAGCCTTAATGAGCTATTGTCAGCAGATGCTCGCAGCCCCCAGCAACACCCATAAAAAGCGCAGTGAAGATCTCTACCAGGGGATCTGTATCTATATTCAGGAGAACTTCCACCGCCCCATTACCCGCGATTCCATTGCCAAGCGCTTCAACATTACGCCTAACCACCTGTCGCGCCTGTTTCGCCAACAGGGGCATATGCGCATGGCCGACTACATCACTTGGGTACGCATTGAGCGGGCAAAGTTCATGCTGAAAAAGTACACCTTCCGCCTGAACGAAGTGGCCACCCGATGCGGCTTTCAGGATGTGAACTACTTCTACCGGGTGTTCAAGAACAAAACCGGGATGACCCCCTCGGATTATCGGGGAAGAGATTAG
- a CDS encoding PTS sugar transporter subunit IIA encodes MIIERRITFTLDDEGLPAWKLNRLKTLAGYFRSVVVIHNISQLRMANAEQAMRMMSLGSMPGDLCQLMIEGSDAELACMVLTDFVSEHCHLVCTGHRHLSQREAKAEIALPFAYELSQLPLLPQLGASSLDKDGVLTQISRQCAPGQSDKAARLLEQMQAREAVSSTAMGNGVALPHILTPDVEVPVVVLAPLAQPVEWGSKRGPVSCVVGLVLPAPPQREHLLAFSSFSKRLLEPDFCQLLTEHSRPEVLKAVVLDSLSLPFR; translated from the coding sequence ATGATAATTGAACGCCGTATCACCTTTACCCTTGATGACGAGGGCCTGCCAGCTTGGAAGCTCAACCGGCTGAAAACCTTGGCGGGCTATTTCCGCTCGGTGGTGGTGATCCACAATATCTCCCAGCTCAGGATGGCCAATGCCGAACAGGCAATGCGAATGATGAGCCTGGGCTCCATGCCGGGCGATCTGTGTCAGTTGATGATCGAAGGCTCGGATGCCGAGCTGGCCTGCATGGTGCTGACTGATTTTGTTTCCGAGCACTGCCATTTAGTCTGTACTGGCCACCGCCACCTCAGCCAGCGAGAGGCTAAGGCAGAGATTGCCTTGCCTTTTGCCTATGAGCTGAGCCAGTTACCGCTGCTGCCCCAGTTAGGTGCGAGTTCGCTCGATAAAGACGGTGTACTGACGCAAATCAGCCGCCAGTGCGCCCCCGGCCAGTCCGATAAGGCCGCCCGTTTGCTGGAGCAAATGCAGGCGAGGGAGGCTGTGTCGTCAACGGCGATGGGTAATGGTGTTGCGCTGCCGCATATCCTGACGCCTGATGTCGAGGTTCCGGTTGTCGTGCTGGCACCGTTGGCGCAGCCTGTCGAATGGGGGTCCAAGCGCGGGCCGGTTAGCTGTGTGGTCGGCTTGGTATTGCCAGCTCCTCCCCAGCGAGAGCATTTGCTGGCGTTTTCTTCTTTTTCCAAGCGGCTGCTGGAGCCTGATTTTTGTCAGCTGTTAACGGAACACTCACGGCCTGAGGTTCTGAAGGCGGTGGTACTCGACAGCTTGTCGCTGCCGTTCCGGTGA
- a CDS encoding ATP-binding cassette domain-containing protein: MTEQRTELFAARQLGSGFEAEPTSHLTVTLQPGQHLVISGPSGCGKSSLLQVIAGLRPPSCGEIHWQQTTIIEQNLSWWRQQFCYLPQQAVMGGDTILQALMLPWHLKAQAIPEPSHERCLKVLASLGISHSLEQPTSKLSGGEKQRLAIARALLMERALWLMDEPTSALDPASRDRVIALLAQQSLTVISVSHDPVWVNSAQLHHHMGGGNE; encoded by the coding sequence ATGACAGAACAACGTACAGAATTATTCGCGGCCAGGCAGCTGGGGTCGGGGTTTGAAGCCGAACCGACGTCGCACCTGACGGTGACGCTTCAGCCCGGCCAGCATTTGGTGATTAGCGGGCCATCTGGCTGTGGAAAATCCAGCCTCTTACAGGTTATCGCCGGTTTGCGTCCGCCTTCTTGCGGTGAGATCCACTGGCAACAAACCACGATAATAGAGCAGAACCTGTCTTGGTGGCGGCAGCAGTTTTGCTACCTGCCCCAGCAAGCGGTGATGGGCGGGGATACGATTTTGCAGGCTTTGATGCTGCCTTGGCACCTCAAGGCCCAGGCTATTCCTGAACCCTCCCATGAACGATGCCTGAAGGTGTTGGCATCGCTGGGTATTAGCCATTCCCTCGAGCAGCCGACCAGCAAGCTATCAGGCGGGGAGAAGCAGCGCTTGGCCATTGCCCGTGCGTTGCTGATGGAGCGCGCTTTGTGGTTGATGGACGAGCCGACCTCGGCGTTGGATCCTGCAAGCCGTGATAGAGTGATAGCACTGCTTGCGCAGCAGTCGCTGACGGTGATCTCCGTATCCCACGATCCGGTCTGGGTGAACTCGGCGCAGCTTCATCATCACATGGGAGGCGGCAATGAGTGA
- a CDS encoding fructose PTS transporter subunit IIB, which translates to MKIVAVTACPTGIAHTYMAASELTKAAQQLGVQMMVETQGAMGIENQLGIQDIGRADVVLIASDIEIEHRARFTGSKIHCVTIEEVLTDPVGVINRCKEL; encoded by the coding sequence ATGAAAATTGTTGCTGTCACCGCTTGCCCGACAGGGATTGCCCATACATATATGGCCGCGTCCGAGCTGACCAAGGCTGCCCAGCAGCTCGGGGTACAGATGATGGTGGAAACCCAAGGGGCGATGGGAATTGAAAACCAGTTGGGTATTCAGGATATCGGCCGTGCCGATGTGGTTCTGATTGCCTCTGATATCGAAATTGAGCACCGTGCACGATTTACCGGCAGCAAGATCCACTGCGTGACGATCGAAGAGGTGCTCACCGACCCTGTTGGCGTGATTAATCGTTGCAAAGAACTTTGA
- a CDS encoding ABC transporter permease — MSETLAISNWALAGFYLLFLIPLGLFQRWEFGLSKTLISAVLRMTLQLSIVGIYLQTLFAFQNPWLNTLWLSVMVIVAGFSICRRAGVPPKSVLPAVLSGHVVALLVVLPLLLAGVIQAEPWWQAQYLIPVAGMLLGNCLAANVLALERWYSSLKDKQDEYQFYLALGAPKPEQPFIRTAVKAALAPQLASMTTLGIVSLPGMMTGQILGGTEPLLAVKYQLVIMVAIFISATLSVTTTLTVASRTAFDCYGQLRY; from the coding sequence ATGAGTGAGACCTTGGCGATCAGTAATTGGGCTCTGGCGGGGTTTTACCTGCTGTTTCTTATTCCTCTTGGCCTTTTCCAGCGTTGGGAGTTTGGGCTGAGCAAGACGCTGATCTCGGCGGTTTTGCGAATGACGCTGCAGTTGTCGATAGTTGGTATCTATTTACAGACGCTGTTCGCCTTCCAGAACCCGTGGCTCAATACCTTGTGGCTATCGGTGATGGTCATCGTGGCCGGGTTCAGTATCTGCCGCCGGGCAGGCGTACCGCCAAAGTCGGTGTTACCGGCTGTATTGAGTGGCCATGTCGTTGCGCTGCTGGTCGTTTTGCCTTTGTTATTGGCGGGGGTGATCCAGGCTGAACCTTGGTGGCAGGCACAATACCTTATTCCTGTTGCCGGGATGCTGCTGGGTAATTGCTTGGCGGCGAACGTGCTGGCGTTGGAGCGCTGGTACAGCAGCCTGAAAGACAAGCAGGACGAGTATCAGTTCTATTTGGCGCTGGGGGCCCCGAAGCCGGAGCAGCCTTTCATCCGCACGGCGGTTAAAGCGGCATTAGCGCCGCAGCTGGCGTCGATGACGACGTTGGGAATTGTCAGCTTGCCGGGGATGATGACCGGCCAGATCCTCGGCGGTACCGAGCCCTTGCTGGCGGTGAAATACCAACTGGTGATCATGGTGGCCATTTTTATTTCGGCTACGCTATCGGTCACGACAACACTGACGGTGGCCAGTCGCACGGCCTTTGACTGCTATGGTCAGTTGAGATATTAG
- a CDS encoding YebC/PmpR family DNA-binding transcriptional regulator, with translation MGRSFEVRKASMAKTQGAKIKVYSKYGKEIYVIAKNGGIDPDTNLSLKRMIEKAKKDQVPSHVIEKAIDKAKGGGGEDFATARYEGFGPGNTMVIVDCLTDNNNRTFMDVRQAFVKNGAKIGSPGTTAHMFEHQAVFQFKGDDEEAVLENLMMEDADVSDIECEDGVITVFAPHTEFFKVKNALTATMPEVTLDVEEISFVPQTMTEISGEDVAKFEKFLDALNDCDDVQNVYHNAEIAE, from the coding sequence ATGGGACGCAGTTTCGAAGTCCGTAAAGCCTCGATGGCGAAAACTCAGGGCGCTAAAATCAAAGTTTATTCAAAGTACGGTAAAGAAATTTACGTTATTGCGAAAAACGGTGGTATCGACCCTGACACTAACCTTTCCCTAAAACGCATGATCGAGAAAGCCAAAAAAGATCAGGTGCCTAGCCATGTTATCGAAAAAGCGATCGACAAGGCTAAAGGTGGCGGCGGTGAAGATTTCGCAACTGCACGCTATGAAGGTTTCGGTCCTGGTAACACCATGGTGATCGTTGACTGTCTAACCGACAACAACAACCGTACGTTCATGGACGTTCGTCAGGCATTCGTTAAGAACGGTGCAAAGATCGGCTCTCCAGGCACGACGGCTCACATGTTCGAACACCAAGCGGTATTCCAGTTCAAAGGTGATGACGAAGAAGCAGTACTTGAGAACCTAATGATGGAAGATGCTGACGTATCTGACATCGAGTGTGAAGACGGCGTGATCACTGTATTTGCCCCGCACACTGAGTTCTTCAAGGTGAAAAATGCCCTGACGGCAACCATGCCAGAAGTAACACTAGACGTTGAAGAAATTTCTTTCGTACCTCAAACCATGACTGAAATCTCTGGTGAAGACGTAGCGAAGTTCGAGAAATTCCTTGATGCGCTAAACGATTGTGACGACGTGCAAAACGTTTACCACAACGCAGAAATCGCAGAATAA
- the manA gene encoding mannose-6-phosphate isomerase, class I, with translation MTTSSRFYRMHNVIQDYAWGSTTSIGQLFGIENPEGKPQAEIWMGAHQNGCSQIEVDGKPTLLSDFIEADKANLIGADTAETFGELPYLFKVLAAEKALSIQVHPSKAQAEAGFAKEEEQGVPRTAGNRNYKDPNHKPELVYALTPYQAMNGFREFGQIVSYFRALEIEEIHALVAALEANQNEQGLEGFFEAMLSLDGEAKESSVAKLLAYADAHKDEELFALILDLAEQYPGDIGLFAPLMLNTLTLQPGEAMFLDACTPHAYIKGTGLEIMANSDNVLRAGLTPKYMDVPELVSCTRCQPMPFETLLLAPQTENGALHYPIPVPDFKFSVYQQADNVELETSSAEILLAVDAPLTVAHIDGESVTIGKGESVFIPANTGAYLARSEGKFARAYN, from the coding sequence ATGACTACTTCCTCTCGTTTTTATCGTATGCATAACGTAATTCAGGATTATGCATGGGGCAGCACCACATCGATTGGCCAGTTGTTTGGTATCGAGAACCCTGAAGGCAAGCCGCAAGCGGAGATCTGGATGGGCGCGCACCAAAATGGCTGTTCGCAAATTGAAGTCGATGGCAAACCGACACTGCTATCTGACTTTATTGAGGCTGACAAAGCGAACCTGATCGGTGCTGATACAGCCGAGACATTTGGTGAGTTGCCATACCTTTTCAAAGTGCTGGCTGCAGAAAAAGCCCTGTCAATTCAGGTTCACCCGAGCAAAGCCCAGGCTGAGGCGGGTTTCGCTAAAGAAGAAGAGCAGGGTGTACCTCGTACGGCGGGTAACCGCAACTACAAGGATCCCAACCATAAGCCTGAGCTGGTTTATGCTCTGACACCTTACCAGGCCATGAACGGTTTCCGCGAGTTTGGGCAAATTGTCTCTTATTTCCGTGCCTTGGAAATTGAAGAAATTCATGCGTTGGTTGCAGCGCTGGAAGCAAATCAGAACGAGCAAGGTCTTGAAGGTTTCTTCGAAGCTATGCTGTCGTTGGACGGTGAAGCGAAAGAGAGCAGCGTGGCCAAGCTACTGGCCTATGCCGACGCGCACAAGGATGAAGAATTGTTTGCCCTGATCTTGGACTTGGCAGAGCAATACCCTGGTGATATCGGCCTGTTTGCCCCGCTGATGCTGAATACCCTGACACTGCAGCCGGGCGAAGCCATGTTCCTGGATGCGTGTACACCACATGCGTACATTAAGGGCACGGGATTGGAGATCATGGCAAACTCCGACAATGTACTTCGCGCAGGCCTGACGCCAAAATATATGGACGTGCCTGAGCTGGTTTCGTGCACCCGCTGTCAGCCAATGCCGTTTGAAACCTTGCTGCTGGCCCCGCAGACTGAAAATGGCGCATTGCACTACCCAATCCCTGTGCCTGACTTCAAGTTCAGCGTTTACCAGCAGGCGGACAATGTAGAGCTAGAGACAAGCAGTGCAGAAATCCTGCTGGCGGTAGATGCGCCATTGACCGTCGCTCACATCGACGGTGAATCAGTGACTATTGGCAAAGGTGAATCAGTCTTTATTCCGGCCAATACAGGTGCTTACCTGGCGAGATCTGAAGGTAAATTTGCCCGCGCCTACAACTAG
- a CDS encoding glutathione peroxidase yields the protein MFESKEGQAVPQVTFHTRQGDQWVDLTTEELFANKTVIVFSLPGAFTPTCSSSHLPRYNELASVFAEHGVDDILCVSVNDTFVMNAWKADQEAENITFIPDGNGEFSKGMGMLVAKNDLGFGDRSWRYSMLVKDGVVVKMFIENDEPGDPFKVSDADTMLAYVAPEHKLQESITVFTKPGCPFCAKAKQNLIDNGLNYEEVVLGKDATTVSLRAISGRSTVPQVFIGGKHIGGSEELEAFLAK from the coding sequence ATGTTCGAATCAAAAGAAGGCCAAGCAGTACCTCAGGTCACTTTCCATACTCGCCAAGGCGATCAGTGGGTAGATCTGACCACGGAAGAACTATTTGCCAACAAAACCGTTATTGTTTTCTCTCTACCAGGTGCTTTTACACCGACATGTTCTTCTAGCCACCTACCTCGCTACAACGAGTTGGCGTCGGTGTTTGCCGAGCACGGTGTTGATGACATCCTGTGTGTTTCCGTCAACGATACGTTCGTGATGAATGCATGGAAAGCTGACCAAGAAGCTGAAAATATCACTTTCATCCCGGATGGTAACGGTGAGTTCTCGAAAGGCATGGGCATGCTCGTTGCTAAAAACGACCTTGGTTTCGGTGACCGCTCATGGCGTTATAGCATGCTGGTTAAAGATGGTGTCGTGGTGAAAATGTTTATCGAAAACGACGAGCCGGGCGACCCGTTCAAGGTGTCTGATGCCGACACAATGCTGGCTTATGTTGCACCAGAGCACAAACTTCAAGAATCTATTACGGTGTTTACCAAGCCGGGTTGTCCATTCTGCGCCAAAGCGAAACAGAACCTGATCGACAACGGTCTGAACTACGAAGAGGTGGTTCTGGGCAAAGACGCCACAACCGTCAGCCTTCGCGCTATCTCTGGTCGCAGCACGGTACCTCAGGTATTCATCGGTGGTAAGCACATCGGTGGCAGCGAAGAGCTAGAGGCTTTCCTGGCCAAGTAA
- a CDS encoding fructose-specific PTS transporter subunit EIIC, which yields MITNLINEQLICLDLKATTKEEVFVEMIDILHKQGRVSDKQQFLADIHAREELGNTGFEDGVALPHAKSAAVSEPAVAIGISRSGIEYGAEDGLPSKLFFMIASPDGGANHHIEVLAELSSKLIEDGFIDTFLAAKSEKDALALLLEKTETAEAPAAENGFLIGVTGCPAGVAHTYLAAEALEKGAKELGYEIKVETNGSIGVKNSPTAEEIARAEAIIVSCDKQVDMARFAGKRLIKTGVKAPIKDAKGLIGQALAAPEYQASGEDAPAEKGSKVTQARSDLYRYLMNGVSHMIPFVVTGGLLIALALAIGGQPTEAGMAIPDGSMWNKVLDVGVVAFTLMIPILAGYIAYAIADRPALAPGLIGGWIANNGSFYGAEAGTGFIGAIVAGLLVGYFVKFIVTRNYHKFIQPLVPIMIAPITGSLFISSLFIFVIGAPIASLMDGLNAMLTSMSTGNVVLLGIVLGGMAGFDMGGPFNKVAFLFSVGMIASGQTQFMGAMACAIPVAPLGMALATVIGRKFNIFEESEIEAGKASGAMGLVGISEGAIPFAAQDPMSVIPANVLGSMVAAVMAFSFGITNSVAHGGPVVALLGAMNKPVLALACMAAGAVVTALVAVSLKKMRQAKSQQTAVA from the coding sequence ATGATCACGAACCTGATTAATGAGCAGTTGATTTGCCTAGACCTTAAGGCAACGACAAAAGAAGAGGTGTTTGTTGAGATGATCGACATCCTGCACAAGCAGGGTCGAGTCAGCGACAAGCAGCAGTTTTTGGCCGATATCCATGCCCGCGAAGAGCTGGGCAACACAGGCTTTGAAGACGGCGTAGCATTGCCGCACGCCAAAAGTGCCGCAGTCAGCGAGCCGGCAGTCGCCATTGGTATTAGCCGTAGCGGTATTGAATACGGTGCCGAAGATGGTCTGCCTTCCAAACTATTTTTCATGATTGCCTCGCCAGACGGCGGTGCAAACCACCATATCGAAGTGCTGGCCGAGTTGTCTTCCAAGCTGATTGAAGACGGCTTTATCGATACTTTCCTCGCGGCTAAATCGGAAAAAGACGCGCTGGCTCTGTTGCTGGAAAAAACAGAAACCGCAGAGGCACCAGCGGCTGAAAATGGTTTCCTTATTGGTGTGACAGGTTGTCCTGCCGGTGTTGCGCACACTTACCTTGCAGCGGAAGCGCTTGAGAAGGGAGCGAAAGAACTAGGCTACGAAATCAAAGTCGAAACCAATGGTTCTATCGGGGTGAAGAACAGCCCGACAGCCGAAGAAATTGCCCGTGCCGAAGCGATCATTGTCAGCTGTGACAAGCAGGTGGACATGGCTCGTTTTGCTGGCAAGCGCTTGATTAAAACCGGTGTTAAAGCACCGATCAAAGATGCCAAAGGCCTGATTGGCCAAGCCTTGGCGGCTCCAGAGTACCAAGCCTCTGGCGAGGATGCGCCAGCCGAGAAAGGAAGCAAAGTGACTCAGGCGCGCTCTGATCTATACCGCTACCTGATGAACGGTGTATCGCACATGATCCCGTTCGTAGTAACTGGTGGTCTGTTGATCGCCCTTGCTCTGGCAATTGGTGGTCAGCCAACAGAAGCGGGTATGGCCATTCCTGATGGCAGCATGTGGAATAAGGTACTGGATGTGGGTGTCGTTGCATTCACACTGATGATCCCAATTTTGGCTGGTTACATCGCTTACGCCATTGCTGACCGTCCGGCGCTTGCCCCGGGTCTGATCGGCGGTTGGATCGCCAACAACGGTTCGTTCTACGGTGCGGAAGCCGGTACAGGCTTCATCGGTGCTATCGTTGCGGGTCTGTTGGTGGGCTACTTCGTTAAATTTATTGTTACCCGCAACTACCACAAGTTCATCCAGCCGCTGGTGCCAATTATGATTGCGCCTATTACCGGTAGCTTGTTTATCTCGAGCTTGTTCATCTTCGTCATCGGTGCGCCGATTGCGAGCCTGATGGATGGCTTGAACGCGATGCTAACCAGCATGAGTACAGGTAACGTTGTTCTGCTGGGTATCGTTCTGGGTGGTATGGCTGGTTTTGATATGGGTGGTCCATTTAACAAGGTTGCCTTCCTGTTCTCGGTCGGCATGATTGCCAGCGGCCAGACACAATTTATGGGTGCGATGGCATGTGCTATCCCTGTCGCTCCACTGGGTATGGCGCTAGCGACAGTGATTGGTCGCAAGTTCAATATCTTTGAAGAGTCCGAAATTGAAGCCGGTAAAGCGTCTGGTGCAATGGGCTTGGTCGGTATCTCGGAAGGTGCGATTCCATTCGCGGCGCAAGACCCAATGTCGGTTATCCCTGCCAACGTACTAGGCTCTATGGTTGCAGCTGTCATGGCCTTCTCATTCGGTATCACCAACAGTGTTGCTCACGGTGGCCCGGTTGTGGCTCTACTTGGCGCGATGAACAAACCGGTTCTAGCACTGGCGTGTATGGCGGCAGGTGCGGTAGTCACAGCACTGGTAGCTGTTTCACTGAAGAAGATGCGTCAGGCTAAATCACAGCAAACTGCTGTTGCTTAA